Within Hyla sarda isolate aHylSar1 chromosome 7, aHylSar1.hap1, whole genome shotgun sequence, the genomic segment gtcctcagtgtacagtgccctgcttgtcctcagtgtacagagccctttgtcctcagtataccgagccctgcttgtcttcagtgtacagagccctccttgtcctcagtgtatggagccctgcttgtcctcagtgtacagagacctgcttgttctcaatgtacagagccctgcttgtcctcaggttacagagctctgcttgtcctcagtgtacagagccctgcttgttcacccacactttctgtgtttggtctCTGCACGGAAACACACAGACCCACTGGGACAAGACAacattttttcatccaaaaatatacacatttttaaccaatgtatgttacagttacatatatatatatatatatatatatatatatatatatataaaaataatattatctACACTATATAAAGTGTTTTGcaaataacagtgcccatttaaggtttttaaaaatgttaaaagaaaactttatgataaaaagtgatcaaaaagtcccatttgcCCCTAAGTGGTACCAATAATAACTACTACTTGTCCTGCAAGAAAAGAAGCCCTTACATAGGTCCatcaatgaaaattttttttttttaattctcagaCTATGGTAATCTAAGTTTTGTACTGTATAATAGTAGTGAGACATGGCAGCATCTGTACTGACCTGCAGAAATATGTGATTTATATTGCACAATGAatctgtaaaaatgaaacctcccccaaaaaaatttcaatTGTGAATGTATGGCACCATCATTAGAAAAAGCAATATGTTCcacaaaaattagtcctcatgtgAAAATGCGGATGGAAAAATACTAATGTTAGGGCTTTTGGAAGATGGGGATGAAAACTGTATTGGTGATCAGTGCAACAGGAAAAGTTTGAAGGGGATGACTTAgggtggtgtaaaaaaaaaaaaatcatagtctCCTCCTCTGTTCACGTGCAGCTGCCATTCCGAAGCGTCAGCACACTGCTCATTACCGCTTCTTCCTGGTTCCTGTGTGGATCCCACAGGAACTTCCCCAGTGAGTGGATCACTGACTGTGATGGGTCACTGCtgcggccactgattggctgagtgggacaGTCCCTGTCGGGTCTACGGTAAGAGAAACCAGGAAGAAGCAGTGATGAATAAGGACCTCGGGCATCAGAACAGCAGTTTCTGGGAATGGTAGGAGGTAAGTATGACCTTTTGACCTTTTTGAGTATGATTTTTTTCTTAACTCCAGATGGCCCCTTTAAGTCAGTAATCAATGTAGAATATTGTACTTAAAAATGTGAAAAGGTGGAGATTTTCTTTAATTCCCTCTATTGTATATTATGTGCCACAAGTGGAATAAATATCTCCTGTAGGGCACTGATGGATGTGTTGAAAAAACGTTTTAAATTATACTCACTGATGAATAAGGGAATATGTTGGCAGTATCACCGAGACCCTTAGGCACTTGACATGTCGTATTGTTTTCTTTTCGTGAAACGTGAATAATTATgtcaaaattaaaacaaaaaatattagaCTTGGAAATGAAGTTTATTGTCATTGTTTGCTGGTGTATATATTTTGCATCTTAactggtttctttttttttttttatcctccatAAAGCAAGCTTGGAGGAGATCTCTGATTCCCCTTCTCCGAGCAGCAGTTTTAGTAACAATGCTCTAATGATGAAGGTAAGCCAATTAACTGGAATTCATTCATCTTTACATTCTCATGGAGTTGGAAAAGACCTTGTATGTCTAGTGTGTATTTCATGATTAAGAGCCGAATTAATCAGCTCGGATGGGTATAAAGCAATGTTCTGAAGAACTTTAATGAAGAAAACGGCTGGTGGGAGATACCTTTGGGTATGTACCAGTAATGGAACACAGGTTTAGACCGCTGCCTTGAATGTTGCCAGGAATATTTTATGAAATATATTCTTAGGCTAAGTAGAGTGCCTTGAGTATTTTGGAAAAAATTCAATAGTGAACTGCAATTTAGTTGTAGACAAAGTAGTAATACCAATGAGGAACCCTACCACTTTAGAAGCAATATGGTACATGTACAGTCTTGGCCGTAAATTTTAATAACCcgtgacatttttcaagaaaatgaagtatttctcacagaaaaggattgcatgttttgctatacacatgtttattccctttgtgtgtattggagctaaaccaaaaaagggaggaaagaaagcaaattggacataatgtcacaccaaactccaaaaatgggctggacaaaatgattggcaattttcaaaattgtggaaaaataagattgtttcaagcatgtgttgctcctttaaactcactcgggcaagtaataggtgtgggcaatataaaaatcacacctgaaagcagattacAAATCTAAGCGCATGCGCCATCATTGACGTCATTACAGCACGCCGCCCAGACCAGCAGCGTCTACAGCATGGGAAAAGCAAAGAAAACCCAGAAATATGCAGCGATGAAGCGAAGGATCAGCCTGAGGGACCCGCGAATAAACTAGCAAAATCGAGCAAAAACAAAGAAGAAGAACGAGACGGATCTGAGCGctatcaaagagagagaagctcctcaGGTCCCCTCCTGCCTGTTCTTCCAGTATAACACAAACCTCGGACCTCCCTACTATGTTCTCGTTGACACAAACTTCATCAACTTCTCCATTAAAGCCAAACTGGATCTGGTTCATTCCATGATGGATTGTCTGTATGCCAAGTGTGTCCCCTGTATTACGGATTGTGTGATGGCCGAGCTGGAGAAGTTGGGGCAGAAGTACTGAGTCGCCCTCAGAATCGCCACGGACCCCACATTTGAACGTCTTCCATGCTCACACACCGGAACCTATGCAGATGACTGCATTGTGCAGAGGGTCACTCAGCACAAATGTTACATTGTGGCCACCGTGGACCGAGGTCTAAAGAGACGGATCCGGAAGATTCCTGGGGTCCCAATCATGTACCTCTCCAACCACAGATACAACATAGAGCGGATGCCGGATGACTACGGGGCCCCTCGCTTTTAGCCCACCACAGTCTTTCCTGACTCTCAACGTGGTGGAACGGACAGTCGGTATAAGACGGCGCAGGCGCTGAGTGGGCGAGGCTCATGTCTGATGTAGTTTTCACCTtgaccactagatgtcagtgttTCAGGCCGTGAAGAAGCTGCGACCCCGGGGCCCGGCGGCCATTGTAATGTCTGACTATTGTTACTGAAATAAATCTCttcatccagaaaaaaaaaag encodes:
- the FCF1 gene encoding LOW QUALITY PROTEIN: rRNA-processing protein FCF1 homolog (The sequence of the model RefSeq protein was modified relative to this genomic sequence to represent the inferred CDS: substituted 2 bases at 2 genomic stop codons); translation: MGKAKKTQKYAAMKRRISLRDPRINXQNRAKTKKKNETDLSAIKEREAPQVPSCLFFQYNTNLGPPYYVLVDTNFINFSIKAKLDLVHSMMDCLYAKCVPCITDCVMAELEKLGQKYXVALRIATDPTFERLPCSHTGTYADDCIVQRVTQHKCYIVATVDRGLKRRIRKIPGVPIMYLSNHRYNIERMPDDYGAPRF